A genomic window from bacterium includes:
- a CDS encoding class I SAM-dependent methyltransferase, protein MESREYDRLREHEDRHWWYRSLHALALDRLGNAKRVLDVGCGTGGLLAKMEDRDAFGVDVSPEALAHVRDRGLRRVMRGDACALPFASGRFDAVLALDLVYHRAVADDFAAVRECARVLRPGGILLLQAAAFPRLAGSHDRAVHGERRYTWGQVRSLVESAGLAVRELTYRNAAALPPALLLRTILEKRFAGIRRGRSSDLSLRSAAINSMLTAIGRLENALLRSLALPAGLSVWCVARKPG, encoded by the coding sequence GTGGAGAGTAGGGAATACGATCGCCTCCGCGAACACGAGGATCGCCACTGGTGGTACCGGTCGCTCCACGCGCTGGCGCTCGACCGGCTCGGAAACGCGAAACGGGTCCTCGACGTCGGGTGCGGCACGGGCGGTCTCCTGGCGAAGATGGAAGACCGGGACGCCTTCGGAGTCGATGTCTCCCCGGAAGCGCTCGCGCACGTCCGGGACCGCGGGCTCCGCCGGGTCATGCGGGGGGACGCCTGCGCGCTCCCGTTCGCTTCCGGCCGTTTCGACGCGGTGCTCGCGTTGGACCTGGTCTACCACCGGGCCGTAGCCGACGACTTCGCGGCGGTCAGGGAATGCGCACGGGTGCTCCGGCCGGGCGGAATCCTTCTGCTGCAGGCCGCGGCCTTCCCCCGCCTGGCCGGGTCGCACGACCGCGCGGTCCACGGGGAGAGGCGATATACGTGGGGGCAGGTCCGGTCCCTGGTCGAATCCGCCGGGCTCGCCGTCCGGGAATTGACCTACCGGAACGCCGCGGCCCTGCCGCCCGCGCTGCTGCTACGCACCATCCTCGAAAAACGGTTCGCCGGAATCCGCCGCGGGAGAAGTTCCGACCTCTCTCTCCGTTCCGCGGCGATCAATTCGATGCTGACGGCCATCGGCCGCCTTGAAAATGCCCTCCTCCGTTCCCTGGCCCTTCCCGCCGGCCTTTCGGTCTGGTGCGTGGCGAGGAAACCCGGTTGA